The Neofelis nebulosa isolate mNeoNeb1 chromosome X, mNeoNeb1.pri, whole genome shotgun sequence genome has a segment encoding these proteins:
- the SLITRK2 gene encoding SLIT and NTRK-like protein 2, producing the protein MLSGVWFLSVLTVAGILHTESRKTAKDICKIRCLCEEKENVLNINCENKGFTTVSLLQPPQYRIYQLFLNGNLLTRLYPNEFVNYSNAVTLHLGNNGLQEIRTGAFSGLKTLKRLHLNNNKLEVLREDTFLGLESLEYLQADYNYISAIEAGAFSKLNKLKVLILNDNLLLSLPSNVFRFVLLTHLDLRGNRLKVMPFAGVLEHIGGIMEIQLEENPWNCTCDLLPLKAWLDTITVFVGEIVCETPFRLHGKDVTQLTRQDLCPRKSPGDASQRGGHADTHVQRLSPTVNPALSPTRAPKASRPPKMRNRPTPRVTVSKDRQSFGPIMVYQTKSPVPLTCPSSCVCTSQSSDNGLNVNCQERKFTNISDLQPRPTSPKKLYLTGNYLQTVYKTDLSEYSSLDLLHLGNNRIAVIQEGAFANLTSLRRLYLNGNYLEVLYPSMFHGLRSLQYLYLEYNVIKEIKPLTFDALINLQLLFLNNNLLRSLPDNVFGGTALTRLNLRNNHFSHLPVKGVLDQLPAFIQIDLQENPWDCTCDIMGLKDWTEHANSPVIINEVTCESPAKHAGEILKFLGREAICPDSPSLSDGTVLSMNHNTDTPRSLSVAPSSYPELHTEVPLSVLILGLLVVFILSVCFGAGLFVFVLKRRKGVPSVPRSANSLDVSSFQLQYGSYNTETQDKTDGHVYNYIPPPVGQMCQNPIYMQKEGDPVAYYRNLQDFSYGNLDEKKEEPATLAYTISAAELLEKPAAPREPELLYQNIAERVKELPSAGLAHYNFCTLPKRQFAPAYESRRQNQDRINKTVLYGTPRKCFVGQSKPDHPLLQAKPQSEPDYLEVLEKQTAISQL; encoded by the coding sequence ATGCTGAGCGGCGTTTGGTTCCTCAGCGTGTTAACCGTGGCCGGGATCTTACACACGGAGAGCCGCAAAACTGCCAAAGACATTTGCAAGATCCGCTGCCTGTGCGAAGAGAAGGAAAACGTACTGAATATTAACTGCGAAAACAAAGGATTTACAACTGTCAGCCTGCTCCAGCCCCCCCAGTATCGAATCTACCAGCTGTTCCTCAATGGAAACCTCCTGACCCGCCTGTACCCTAACGAGTTCGTCAACTACTCCAACGCCGTGACTCTCCACCTGGGCAACAACGGGCTGCAGGAGATCCGCACCGGGGCGTTCAGCGGCCTGAAGACCCTCAAGAGACTGCACCTCAACAACAACAAGCTCGAGGTGCTGAGGGAAGACACCTTCCTCGGCCTGGAGAGCCTCGAGTACCTCCAGGCCGACTACAACTACATCAGTGCCATCGAGGCGGGGGCCTTCAGCAAACTGAATAAGCTCAAAGTGCTCATCCTGAATGACAACCTTCTGCTGTCGCTGCCCAGCAATGTGTTCCGCTTCGTCCTGCTGACCCACCTGGACCTGAGAGGCAACAGGCTGAAAGTGATGCCTTTCGCCGGCGTCCTTGAGCATATTGGAGGGATCATGGAGATCCAGCTGGAGGAAAACCCGTGGAACTGCACCTGTGACCTACTTCCTCTCAAGGCTTGGCTGGACACCATAACGGTGTTCGTGGGGGAGATCGTCTGCGAGACTCCCTTTAGACTGCACGGGAAGGATGTGACCCAACTGACCAGGCAAGACCTCTGTCCCAGAAAGAGCCCCGGGGACGCCAGTCAGAGGGGTGGCCACGCGGACACTCACGTCCAAAGGCTGTCGCCTACGGTGAATCCTGCGCTCAGCCCGACCAGGGCCCCCAAAGCCAGCCGGCCGCCCAAAATGAGAAATCGCCCAACTCCCCGGGTCACTGTCTCAAAGGACAGGCAGAGCTTTGGACCCATCATGGTGTACCAGACCAAGTCCCCCgtgcccctcacctgccccagcAGCTGTGTCTGCACCTCTCAGAGCTCCGACAACGGCCTAAACGTCAACTGCCAGGAAAGGAAGTTCACCAACATCTCCGACCTGCAGCCCAGACCTACCAGCCCAAAGAAACTCTACCTGACGGGGAACTATCTGCAAACCGTCTACAAGACCGACCTCTCAGAATACAGTTCTCTGGATCTGCTGCACTTAGGGAACAACAGGATCGCGGTCATCCAGGAGGGCGCCTTCGCAAACCTGACCAGTTTACGCAGACTCTATCTGAACGGCAATTACCTTGAAGTGCTGTACCCGTCTATGTTTCACGGGCTGCGGAGCCTGCAGTATCTCTACTTAGAGTATAATGTCATTAAGGAGATTAAACCGCTGACCTTCGATGCTCTGATTAACCTACAGCTACTGTTTCTCAACAACAACCTGCTGCGCTCCTTGCCTGACAACGTATTCGGGGGCACGGCCCTCACCAGGCTGAATCTGAGAAACAACCACTTTTCCCACCTGCCCGTGAAAGGGGTTCTGGACCAGCTCCCGGCGTTCATTCAGATCGACCTGCAAGAGAACCCGTGGGACTGTACCTGTGACATCATGGGGCTAAAGGACTGGACGGAACACGCCAACTCCCCCGTCATCATCAACGAGGTGACCTGTGAATCTCCCGCCAAGCACGCAGGGGAGATACTGAAGTTTCTGGGCCGGGAGGCCATCTGTCCGGACAGCCCGAGCTTGTCAGACGGAACTGTTTTGTCAATGAATCACAACACAGACACTCCCCGGTCGCTCAGCGTGGCCCCCAGCTCCTACCCCGAACTGCACACGGAGGTTCCCCTCTCCGTCttaattttaggattgcttgtggTCTTCATCTTGTCCGTCTGTTTCGGGGCCGGCTTGTTCGTCTTCGTCCTGAAACGCAGGAAGGGGGTGCCGAGCGTCCCGAGGAGTGCCAACAGCCTCGACGTGAGCTCCTTCCAGCTACAGTACGGGTCCTACAACACCGAGACTCAGGATAAGACGGACGGCCACGTCTACAACTACATCCCCCCCCCCGTGGGTCAGATGTGCCAGAACCCCATCTACATGCAGAAGGAAGGAGACCCGGTAGCCTACTACCGCAACCTGCAAGACTTCAGCTACGGCAACCTGGACGAGAAAAAGGAAGAGCCGGCCACGCTGGCCTACACTATAAGCGCCGCCGAGTTGCTGGAAAAGCCGGCCGCACCCAGAGAGCCCGAGCTGCTGTACCAGAACATCGCCGAGCGGGTCAAGGAACTTCCCAGCGCAGGACTCGCCCACTATAACTTTTGTACCTTACCGAAGAGGCAGTTCGCCCCTGCGTATGAATCTCGACGCCAAAACCAAGACAGAATCAATAAAACCGTTTTGTACGGAACTCCCAGGAAATGCTTTGTGGGGCAGTCAAAACCCGACCACCCTTTACTGCAAGCTAAGCCGCAGTCCGAACCAGACTACCTCGAAGTTCTGGAAAAACAAACTGCAATCAGTCAGCTGTGA